The Streptomyces rimosus genomic interval ACGTCCTGCCGGGCGGCGTGCGAGCGGATCACATCGGCATACGGCGCGACGCCGCCGCGCGTAGCGTGGTGCACCGCGCCTCTCCCTGGTCGCGCGGAAACCGCGCCGGAGAGGCGCCGCCGGAAGCGGGCGAGTCGGGCCTCGCGCTCGTCGTGATCACACCGCGCGACGGCCTCGCCGCCTACGCTCCCGACCCGGTCCTGGTCGAGCCCTTCCTGTCCGCAGGCATCCCGCACCTGTTGGCCGGAGTGGTCGAAGGCACGGGTGTGGTGGGACCGCTGGTCCTGCCGGGCGGCTCCTCCTGCGCGGGCTGCCTGGAGCTGCGGCGTACGGACGCGGAACCGGCCTGGCCGCGGCTGCTCGCCCAGTGGCGCTCGGGGCGCGGGGCACCGGCCGTGCCAGCGTGCGACGCTGCGCTGGCGACGACGGTGGCAGGGCTGGCGGCCGTACAGGCGCTGGCGTTCCTGGACGGCCAGTTGCCACCCTGCACCGGGGCCCGGATGGAGGTCGCGCTGCCGTGCGCGGACTGGCGGACGACCCGGATCGCGCCGCATCCGGAGTGCGGCTGCGGTGCGGCGGGGCCGGCCGGGGCCACGGGTGCCTCGGAACCGCGTCGGCAACACGTAACAATGGCGGAGTAACCCCGGTTGGGGACAGTGTGAGTTGGAGGGGCGAATGTCAGATCTTCCCCGCAAGGCGGTCACCCGCACCGCCAAGCTGGCCGCGCTGCCACTGGGATTCGCCGGCCGTGCCACCTGGGGGCTGGGCAAGCGGATCGGGGGCAGGTCGGCGGACCTCGTCGGCCGCGAGCTCCAGCAGCGGACCGCCGAACAGCTCTTCCGGGTGCTCGGCGAGCTGAAGGGCGGCGCCATGAAGTTCGGGCAGGCGCTGTCCGTCTTCGAGTCGGCGCTGCCGGAGGAGATCGCCGGCCCCTACCGCGCCGCGCTCACCAAACTCCAGGAAGCCGCGCCGCCGATGCCGACGGACACCGTGCACAAGGTGCTGGCGGAGCGGCTCGGCGAGGACTGGCGCGAGCTGTTCACGGAGTTCGACGACAAACCGTCGGCCGCCGCCTCGATCGGGCAGGTGCACCGCGCGGTCTGGCACGACGGCCGCGAGGTGGCCGTCAAGGTGCAGTATCCGGGGGCGGGCGCCGCCCTGCTCTCCGATCTGTCCCAGCTCGGCCGGTTCGCCCGGCTGCTCGGTCCGCTGATCCCCGGCATGGACATCAAGCCGCTGATCTCCGAGCTGCGCGACCGGGTCTCCGAGGAGCTGGACTACGCCCTGGAGGCCGAGGCCCAGCAGGCGCACGCCGAGGAGTTCGCCGACGACCCGGACGTCCTGGTGCCCGCGGTGATCCACCAGGGCGACCAGGTGCTGGTGACCGAGTGGATGGACGGCATCCCCCTGTCGGAGGTCATCGCCGACGGCACCGAGGAGGAGCGCGACCGGGCCGGGCAGCTCCTGGCCCGCTTCCTCTTCTCGGGCACCGCGCGTACGGGCCTGCTGCACGCCGACCCCCACCCGGGGAACTTCCGCCTGCTGACCGGTGACGCCCCGGAAGGACCGGCGGAGAAGTGGCGGCTGGGCGTGCTGGACTTCGGCACGGTCGACCGCCTGCCGGACGGCCTACCGTCCACGATCGGCACCTCACTGCGGATGACGCTCGACGGCGAGGCCGAGGCGGTCTACGAGCTGCTGTGCGAGGAGGGCTTCGTCAAGGAGTCCATCGAGCTGGATCCCGAAGCGGTGCTGGACTATCTGCTCCCGATCATCGAACCGGCCCAGGCGGACGCCTTCACCTTCACCCGCTCCTGGATGCGCACCCAGGCCGCGCGCATCGCCGATCCCCGCTCCCCCGCCTACCAGCTCGGCCGCCAGCTCAATCTGCCCCCGTCCTACCTCCTCATACACCGCGTGACGCTGAGCACGATCGGTGTCCTGTGCCAGCTGGGCGCCACCGTCCGCATGCGCGACGAGCTGGAGTCCTGGCTCCCGGGCTTCACCCCGGCCGACACCTCGCCGTCCGTACCGGAACAGCCCCGGTCCACGGCGGAGGAGACCACGGCCTGACGCGACCGTGCCGCCCCTCCGCACCGCGCGGCGAGCCGCTCATCTCGCGGCGACCGGGTCCAGGTGGGACTCGATGGTGCGGAGGCAGGCGCGGGTGCAGGTGTCGCAGAGGTGCTGGCGGGTGCCGTTGACGATGGTGCAGGTCCAGGTCGGCGCGGCGCCCTCGGCCACGGCACCGCACCGGACACACACCGCGTCACCGGTCGCCAACTCCGCCTGTTCATACGTCTTCTGGTTCATCAGCCGACAATATCCCCGGCACCGCCGGTAAAGGGGGCACAACGCCCTCAGGGGCCGCCCAGTTGGACAGCCCCTGAGGTGCGTGCTACCGCATGGCCGCGTGATGCGGTGGTGACACCGCCGGGCGGCGCCGGCACGGTGCGCGTGCCAGGCCGCCGGTGGCTCACTGCATGACGGCCATGGCCAAGGCGCGCCGGGCGCGCAGCGACGCCCGCTCGGCACGGCGCTGCATGCGCCGGGCCGCGGCGAGGCGCTGGGCCCTGCGTTCGGACTCGGCCTCCTGCAAGCGCTCTTGCATTTGCGCACGAGCCAGGGCTTCTGGGATGAGTTGCATTTCGAGGGTCCTGTTCTGGCGCGACTCGATCGCGCCGGAGTTCGCGGGTGCGGTGGTGTCGGTGAGGGTGGGGTTCATCGGGTCCTGCTTCTGGGGGTCCCGCTGGGCGGGACGGTCGATCGTTCCGGTGCCGCTGGTGTACGCGCCGCTGAGGTTCATGCCGCGACCGGGTTCTTGCGCGGACGGCCACGCGGACGCTTGCGGGGCACCACGACGCCCTGGACGAAGAGTTCGCCGCCCCAGACGCCCCACGGCTCACGACGGTCCTTGGCGCCGGCGAGACACGCCTCGCGCACCGGACAGGTCTGGCACAGGGACTTGGCGTACTCCACGTCGGCCGGGGTCTCGGCGAAGAAGACCTCCGGGTCGTAGGTACGGCACGGTACGGCGGCGCCGAGGCGGTCGATCTCGTCGTCGAGCTCGGTGAGGGGCAGCAAAGGGGTCTCCTGGGAGTCGGGCGGAGGGATCAGGTCGGTGGCGACGGACGGGGTGTGCGTCTGGAGTTGCACGGTGGTGTGTTCCTCGTCTGTTCGGCCCGGCTGGTGGCCGGGCTCTTGGGTAAAACAAAAGGGCCGCGGATCCCGGTGTGGGTTCCGCGGCCCTGGAAGGTGCCGACCTGATCATGCCGATCAGGCTGGATCTCTCCAGGGTTCGTGCCCGCGGTGGGCCCACGTGTCCTGCTGCGTCTGGTACTGCTTCCGGGATTCGGCACCGTTGGTCGCCGCGCCGGCAAAGGCATGCGCGTTCGCTGCCGGTGCCGCTGCCACTACTGCGGGTGCCTGGGTCGGTCGCTCGTCACGCTTCGCCTCCGGCAGGATCACCAGGGAAGCGGCACGGGAGACCTCGAGGCCGGACAGCCGGCCGGAGCCGGACAGACCGGTGCCCTGCAGCGAGGCGCCAAGGGTGCAGGCGGCGACGACCGAACGATCGGTCATTTTCTGGCTCGTCATGAAGCTGATCACTGGTCTCGCCTCCTCTCGGCGTCTCGGGGGACCGGAGAATCCGGTCCGAGCTTGTTCAGTACAACACGAATCCAGCGGATCCCGAAAGGCCCGTTGTCCTCGTGCCTGTGAAGGCTATGGGGATGCGCTCCGCGCGCGCAAACTATTTTTCTGACGACTTTCCGGAGCTTCTTGCACCGCCCTCCGAAAGATCGTCCGACGAGGGCCCGTCCGCTGCCGGAACCAGCTCCTCACCCGCGCACAGTGCGAGGACGTCGGCTCCGAACCTGCCGAGCTTGCGTCCCCCCACACCAGGGATGGCCGCGAGCTCCCCTTCGGTTCCCGGTACGGCCTCGGCGATCGCCATCAGGGTCTTGTCCGTGAAGACGCAGTACGCGGGCTGGCCCAGCTGCCGCGCCTGCCCGGCCCGCCAGTCGCGCAGCCGCTCGTACAGCGCCTCGTCGAGCTCGCAGGGGCAGTCGTCGCAGCGCATGAGCTTCATCTCGCCCGCGTCGGTCAGCGTCTTGCCGCAGACCCGGCAGCGGGCCGGGGAGCGGTCGCGGCGCCTGCTCACGCTCCGGACGCTGCCGCCGCCCCGCTCGATGCCGCCCGCGACGGCCGCCGCCGTACGGCGCCCGGCGGCGCCCGAGCCGGGCCGCAGGCCGTCCAGGAAGCGGCTGGGGCGGCGGACCGCGCGGCCCCCTGGGGAGCGGGCCAGGGACCATGACAGGCCTAGGTGGTGCCGGGCCCGGGTCACGCCGACGTACAGCAGGCGGCGCTCTTCCTCCACCTGCTCGTCGGTCTTGGCGTAGGTGATCGGCATCATGCCCTCGGTCAGGCCGACCAGGAAGACGGCGTCCCACTCCAGGCCCTTGGCCGCGTGGAAAGAGGCGAGCGTCACACCGTCGACCGTCGGCGCGTGCTGGGCGTTGGCCCGCTCGTCCAGTTCGGCGACCAGGTCGGCGAGGGTGGCCGTCGGCCGGGCCTTGGCGAACTCCTCGGCGAGGCGGACCAGGGCGGCCAGCGACTCCCAGCGGTCCCGTACGGCGCCGGAGCCGGCCGGTGGCGTGCTCGTCCAGCCCATGTCGCTGAGCACCGCCCGCACCTCGGACGGGAGGTCCACGGCGTCGTCGAGGAGCGCGTCGTTGGCGCCGAAGCGGGCGGCGCCGCGCAGCTTGACGCCTGCCTCGCGCACCTCGGGCCGCTCGAAGAAGCGCTCGGCACCGCGCAGCTGATACGGCACGCCGAGATCGGCGAGGGCCTGCTCGTAGACCTCGGACTGGGCGTTGATACGGAAGAGGACCGCTATCTCACTCGCCGGGACGCCGGAGGCGATCAGGTCGCGGATGCGGCGGGCGGTGCCCTCGGCCTCGGCGGGCTCGTCCCCGTACTCGACGTACGTCGGCTCGGGGCCCGGGTCCCGCTGCGAGATCAGCTCCAGGCGGTGTTCGGCGGCGCGGCCGCGCGCCTGCGACAGGAGGCCGTTGGCGAGGTGCACGACCTGGGGCGTGGAGCGGTAGTCGCGGACCAGCTTGACGACCGTCGCGTTCGGATGGCGGGTGCGGAAGTTCAGCAGGTGGTCGGGGGTGGCGCCGGTGAAGCTGTAGATCGTCTGGCTGGCGTCGCCGACGACGCAGAGGTTGTCGCGGTCGCCGAGCCACAGGTCGAGCAGCCGCTGCTGGAGCGGGCTGACGTCCTGGTACTCGTCCACGACGAAGTGCTGGTACTGGGCGCGGACCTGCTCGGCGATGTCGTGCCGGTCCTGGAGGACGCCGACGGTCAGCAGCAGGACGTCCTCGAAATCGATGGTCCCCCGGTCGCGCTTGAGCTGCTCGTACGTCCCGTAGATCTGCCCGATCTCGGCCGGGTCGCGGGGGGCCTCCCGGCCCGCCTTGTGGACGGCGGCCGGGTAGTCGGCGGGCACGGTCTGGGTGACCTTGGACCACTCGATCTCGCTGGTGACGTCGCGCAGCTCGTTGCGGTCCAGACGGATGCGGCAGCGGGCGGCGGCCTCGGCGACCAGCTGGACCTTGCGCTCCACGAGCCGTGGCAGCTCGCCGCCGACCGCCTTGGGCCAGAAGTACTGGAGCTGGCGCAGGGCGGCGGAGTGGAACGTACGGGCCTGGACGCCGCCCGCGCCGAGCTGGCGCAGCCGCCCGCGCATCTCCCCCGCCGCGCGGGCGGTGAACGTGACGGCGAGCACCGTGCCGGGCTGCAGGATGCCCGCACGGACGCCGTACGCGATCCGGTGGGTGATCGCGCGGGTCTTGCCCGTCCCGGCGCCCGCCAGGACGCACACGGGGCCGTGCAGGGCCGTGGCGACCTCGCGCTGCTCGGGGTCGAGGCCGTCGAGCACCGCGTCGGCACCCTCGGGCGTGGCCGGGAACTGGGTCGCGGCCGCCTGCGGGAAGAGAGTGGAGTCCGATGCTGCTGTCACACCGCAATGCTGCCAGGTCGACCGGGACAGCCGGGAAAGTTGTCCACAGCCGCCGCTGCGTGGTCATACGAATACGCGCGCCTACGGATGCGCAGCCGTACGCATGCCGATACGGAACCGTACGCGTGCGGAAGCGGCCCGGTACGGACGGGAATGGTCCCGGTCGGGCGGACGTTCCCCTACTGCAAACACGCCGAGCTTGAAGGAGCGCGAGGACCCATGGCGGGCACTGTGACGATGTACAGCACCACGTGGTGCGGCTACTGCCGCCGCCTGAAGAGCCAGATGGACCGCGAGGGCATCGCGTACACCGAGATCAACATCGAGCAGGACCCCGAGTCCGCCGCCTTCGTCGAAAAGGCCAACGGCGGCAACCAGACCGTCCCCACGGTCCTCTTCCCCGACGGCTCCACCCTGACGAACCCGTCCCTGGCCCAGGTCAAGCAGGCCCTGGGGGCCTGAGCCCCGGGGCTCCACCCGAGCCTCCGGTTACACGGGTGAACCCCCGGTCGTGGCGACCGGGGGTTTCGTCATGCCCCGACCGGCTGCCGCGTCAGGTCCTGACCTCCTCCATGAGCATCCGCAGCGTGAGCGAGTGCTTCGCGGGCGGCAGCCGGTCCAGGGCCGCCTCGGCGTAGGCCGCGCCCCCGGCGCGGTCGCCGGACCGGGCCAGCATCAGTCCCCGGTGCATCTCCAGGTGCGTCGCGAACCTGGGCAGGCTCGCCGGAAGCTCGCGGCGTGCCTGCTCCTGGGCCTCGACCGCCTTCTTCTCGTCCCCCACCCTGGCGAGCAGCAGGGACAGGAAGACGTTCATCCGCCACCAGGGGACCGCGTAGTCGGACGTCTGCTCGTGGCTACCGACACAGTCGAAGAGGCGACGGCCGTGGTCGGCAAGACGCACGGCAGTCGCCCTGTCGCCACGGACGGCTGCCGTGTGAGCTTTCCCCATCACGGCGTTCACGAGCCCGAGAGACGGCTTGTCGGAGATCGCCATGGCCTGGTCCGCCAGTATGTCGGCGACGCCCAGGGAAGCGCCTTCGTACCCGAGGGCGATCGCGGCCCGGCCGCGCACCCATACGCGGGTTCGTTCGTCCCCTGACCGGTCGGCGGCCCTGGCAGCCGTGCCGTACCACGAGACGGCCCTGGAGCCGTCCGAGCCGGGGAACGTCTTGGCGTACAAGGTCATGAGCCGCGCGGCCACCGACCACAGACGGGGGTCGTCGAGCTGTTGTTGCACGACGACGAGTTCGCCGGCCACGCGGCGCTGGATGTCCGCGGCCCCCATCGACATGTAGTCGGTGCCGTACGTGGCCAGCGTGGCTTCCCAGTGTTCCGCCGTCGGGCCGCCCCGCAGGCGCGCGGCGAACCCCGCGCTGAGCAGATCCGAAGCCACCACGGGAGCTATCGCGGTGGCGGCCACGTCACTGAGGAAGGTACGCTGGCCCACTTCGCCCTCAAGGGTGGCCAGAGGAACGTCCAGGACGGCTGACAGATGTCTGAGGTGACAGGCCCCCGGCGTGACCTTGGAGCACTCCCAGCGGCTCACATACTCCCGGGTCAGCCCCGTACCGAACGCCTTGTTGATCTCCGACACCAAACGTCCCTGGCTCCAGCCGCGGGCCTTGCGCAGGTTCCTGACCAGATCCCCGATGGGCATGGGGCCATGATGCTCCTACGCACCCGCTCCGGGAGACCAAAAGGGCGGAGATCCGGAACTTGCCCCTACGGATGCCACTGGGCGGGAGCCCCGTAAGGACCGATCGTGTCGGCATGACAGAAATTCCGACGGACGGGTGCGAAGTATGCGTGCTGCTGAAGACCCTCGAAGCCAAGGGCCGGGAAAGCCGGGACCAGTCGATGGAAGTGGACGCCCGGGTGCGGTATCGCCGGCATATGAGGGAGACGCATCGGCGGGAGGTTCCGTTGCCGTCGTGAGGGGCGGGGGTGTCGTTCCGCCGTGTCCGTTTCCCTGTGCGCTTTGCGTGGCCAAGGGGAGGCAGGGAGAGCGGGGTGCCTGCCCCTGAAGAGAGGCCGGGGCCCGTCCAGGCCCCGGCCCCGTCGTCATCACGGCTTCGGCAGCGGCTTTCCGTACCACATTTCGATCAGGCGGGCGGCGATGGAGATGCCGTACGGAGGGAGGACCTCGCCGGATTCGAAGGCGGTCTTGAGGTCTTCGCGGGAGAACCAGCGGGCCTCTTCGATCTCCTCGCCGTCGACCTGGATCTCGGAGGACGTGGCGCGGGCCATGAAGCCGAGCATCAGGCTGGAGGGGAACGGCCAGGGCTGGCTGGCGACGTATTCGACGTCGCCGACGACCACGCCCGCCTCTTCGTAGACCTCGCGGGCCACCGACTGCTCGATGGACTCGCCGGGCTCCACGAAGCCCGCCAGGGTGGAGAAGCGGCCTTCGGGCCAGTGGACCTGGCGGCCGAGCAGGGCGCGGTCCTCCTCGTCCGTGACGAGCATGATCACGGCGGGGTCGGTGCGCGGGTAGTGCTCGGCGCCGCAGGCGGGGCAGCGGCGGATGTGGCCCGCCGCGGCGATCACGGTGCGTTCGCCGCAGCGCGAGCAGAAGCGGTGCAGGCGCTGCCAGTTCTCCAGGGCGACGGCGTGGACGAGCAGGCCGGCGTCGCGCGGCGAGAGCAGCAGGCCCGCCTCGCGGAGGCCGGCGGGGCGCGCTGACTGGTCCATGCGGCCCGGCAGCGCGTCCTTCTGGAGCGCGAAGTAGCGCACGCCGTCCTCGTCGGTACCGAGGAAGTAGCGGTGTGTCTCGGTGAGCGGCGCCTCGAAGGAGGGCGTCATGACCAGTTCCGTACGCCCGTCCGGGGTGTCGTCGACGAGTGCCTGGCCGCCGGAGACCACGAAGACGCGCGTCGTCGGGTGGCTCCAGGCCGCCGCGAGCCACGCCTCGTCGAGGCGGTGGTGGGCGGCGCGGTCGATGCCGCTCGGCGCGCTGAAGGTGATCGGCCGGTCGGCGCTGTGGTCGGTCCAGGTGGTCACTGCGGTTTCCAACTCCCCCTATGGCGTGGGTGATTGCGGTGGTGGCCGTGCTTGCCGGGCGTGCCGGTCCTGCCGGACGTGCCGTGCTCGCCGCGTACGGGCGCCGGGCGGGCGGCGGTACGGTCCGTACGCATGGCGGTACGACCGTACGGGCGGTCGTGGAAGCCGTGCGGGCAGCCGTACAGCCGACGCGGTCGTACGGGCACGCCCCCGCACACACCCGTCGGCCCGGTCACGCGTCGCGCCGTCCGGGGCACGGGCACGGGCGCCGTCGCGGCGCGGTCACCGGTCAAGCCACGCGCCAGTTCTCCGCCAGGTCGCCCCACAGGTGCGCGGCGGTTTCGACGCCCTTCATCAGCAGGTCCAGTTCGACCTTCTCGTTCGGGGCGTGCCAGCCGTCCGAGGGGATGGATATGCCGAGGAAGAGGACCGGGACGCCGAGGACGTCCTGGAGGTCGGCGGCGGGGCCCGAGCCGCCCTCGCGGGTGAAGCGGATCTTCTGGTTGAAGGCGCGGCCCATGGCCCGTACGACGGACTGGAGGGCGGGGTGGTCGAGCGGGGTCAGGCAGGGGCGGGTGGCGCCCCAGAAGGTGATCTCGTGGCGGATGCCGTCGGGGAGGCGGGCGGCGACCCAGTCCCGTACGGACTGCTGGACGGCGGCCGCGTCCTGGCCCGCCACCAGGCGGAAGGACAGCTTCAGCTGCGCGGCGGACGGCACGATGGTCTTGCCGCCGGGGCCCTGGTAGCCGCCGCCGATGCCGTTGACCTCGGCGGTGGGGCGGGCCCAGATGCGCTCCAGGGTGCTGTGGCCGGCCTCGCCGAGCGCGGCGTGGGAGT includes:
- a CDS encoding TOMM precursor leader peptide-binding protein, with the translated sequence MHPMLKPALRRGWRDRETVRFGVAPAHAVELGPVDTATGSFLALIDGTRSLGQLAEAAESLGLSAERARRTVERLGRAGLLDTPSGGGPAAEAVRSDAAAFGRLRADLASLSVRHPEAAGGLERMGARRAVRARVRGAGRVGASVAALLSAAGIGRVEVQDGGKVEPWDVLPGGVRADHIGIRRDAAARSVVHRASPWSRGNRAGEAPPEAGESGLALVVITPRDGLAAYAPDPVLVEPFLSAGIPHLLAGVVEGTGVVGPLVLPGGSSCAGCLELRRTDAEPAWPRLLAQWRSGRGAPAVPACDAALATTVAGLAAVQALAFLDGQLPPCTGARMEVALPCADWRTTRIAPHPECGCGAAGPAGATGASEPRRQHVTMAE
- a CDS encoding ABC1 kinase family protein; the encoded protein is MSDLPRKAVTRTAKLAALPLGFAGRATWGLGKRIGGRSADLVGRELQQRTAEQLFRVLGELKGGAMKFGQALSVFESALPEEIAGPYRAALTKLQEAAPPMPTDTVHKVLAERLGEDWRELFTEFDDKPSAAASIGQVHRAVWHDGREVAVKVQYPGAGAALLSDLSQLGRFARLLGPLIPGMDIKPLISELRDRVSEELDYALEAEAQQAHAEEFADDPDVLVPAVIHQGDQVLVTEWMDGIPLSEVIADGTEEERDRAGQLLARFLFSGTARTGLLHADPHPGNFRLLTGDAPEGPAEKWRLGVLDFGTVDRLPDGLPSTIGTSLRMTLDGEAEAVYELLCEEGFVKESIELDPEAVLDYLLPIIEPAQADAFTFTRSWMRTQAARIADPRSPAYQLGRQLNLPPSYLLIHRVTLSTIGVLCQLGATVRMRDELESWLPGFTPADTSPSVPEQPRSTAEETTA
- a CDS encoding WhiB family transcriptional regulator; this encodes MQLQTHTPSVATDLIPPPDSQETPLLPLTELDDEIDRLGAAVPCRTYDPEVFFAETPADVEYAKSLCQTCPVREACLAGAKDRREPWGVWGGELFVQGVVVPRKRPRGRPRKNPVAA
- a CDS encoding ATP-dependent DNA helicase UvrD2; protein product: MTAASDSTLFPQAAATQFPATPEGADAVLDGLDPEQREVATALHGPVCVLAGAGTGKTRAITHRIAYGVRAGILQPGTVLAVTFTARAAGEMRGRLRQLGAGGVQARTFHSAALRQLQYFWPKAVGGELPRLVERKVQLVAEAAARCRIRLDRNELRDVTSEIEWSKVTQTVPADYPAAVHKAGREAPRDPAEIGQIYGTYEQLKRDRGTIDFEDVLLLTVGVLQDRHDIAEQVRAQYQHFVVDEYQDVSPLQQRLLDLWLGDRDNLCVVGDASQTIYSFTGATPDHLLNFRTRHPNATVVKLVRDYRSTPQVVHLANGLLSQARGRAAEHRLELISQRDPGPEPTYVEYGDEPAEAEGTARRIRDLIASGVPASEIAVLFRINAQSEVYEQALADLGVPYQLRGAERFFERPEVREAGVKLRGAARFGANDALLDDAVDLPSEVRAVLSDMGWTSTPPAGSGAVRDRWESLAALVRLAEEFAKARPTATLADLVAELDERANAQHAPTVDGVTLASFHAAKGLEWDAVFLVGLTEGMMPITYAKTDEQVEEERRLLYVGVTRARHHLGLSWSLARSPGGRAVRRPSRFLDGLRPGSGAAGRRTAAAVAGGIERGGGSVRSVSRRRDRSPARCRVCGKTLTDAGEMKLMRCDDCPCELDEALYERLRDWRAGQARQLGQPAYCVFTDKTLMAIAEAVPGTEGELAAIPGVGGRKLGRFGADVLALCAGEELVPAADGPSSDDLSEGGARSSGKSSEK
- a CDS encoding mycoredoxin encodes the protein MAGTVTMYSTTWCGYCRRLKSQMDREGIAYTEINIEQDPESAAFVEKANGGNQTVPTVLFPDGSTLTNPSLAQVKQALGA
- a CDS encoding helix-turn-helix domain-containing protein, whose amino-acid sequence is MPIGDLVRNLRKARGWSQGRLVSEINKAFGTGLTREYVSRWECSKVTPGACHLRHLSAVLDVPLATLEGEVGQRTFLSDVAATAIAPVVASDLLSAGFAARLRGGPTAEHWEATLATYGTDYMSMGAADIQRRVAGELVVVQQQLDDPRLWSVAARLMTLYAKTFPGSDGSRAVSWYGTAARAADRSGDERTRVWVRGRAAIALGYEGASLGVADILADQAMAISDKPSLGLVNAVMGKAHTAAVRGDRATAVRLADHGRRLFDCVGSHEQTSDYAVPWWRMNVFLSLLLARVGDEKKAVEAQEQARRELPASLPRFATHLEMHRGLMLARSGDRAGGAAYAEAALDRLPPAKHSLTLRMLMEEVRT
- the nudC gene encoding NAD(+) diphosphatase, which produces MTTWTDHSADRPITFSAPSGIDRAAHHRLDEAWLAAAWSHPTTRVFVVSGGQALVDDTPDGRTELVMTPSFEAPLTETHRYFLGTDEDGVRYFALQKDALPGRMDQSARPAGLREAGLLLSPRDAGLLVHAVALENWQRLHRFCSRCGERTVIAAAGHIRRCPACGAEHYPRTDPAVIMLVTDEEDRALLGRQVHWPEGRFSTLAGFVEPGESIEQSVAREVYEEAGVVVGDVEYVASQPWPFPSSLMLGFMARATSSEIQVDGEEIEEARWFSREDLKTAFESGEVLPPYGISIAARLIEMWYGKPLPKP